One region of Termitidicoccus mucosus genomic DNA includes:
- the infB gene encoding translation initiation factor IF-2, giving the protein MSVRIHELAKKIGMDNKALLALLKERNFEVKSVSSTIDNISAEAIEQEFAEQNPSAGSAPLSEDAASESPAETAPPASGVFIPAGVRVKSVEDVAREKEEAARAAAEAKKAAQAVAAPMPPPPVPRPVPAPLPPRPVSAPPPAPSIVSAPKSAPSAPPPVPVPSVVSAPKPPPPAPSAPLPAAARSFIPPVRTAAEAAAAAAAPKTPPVAPAPRPVSAPPPPVQRPVSAPPAPVNRPSAPPPPPMAGAPKPPPAIVSAPGATPAIPSAAPFSVASAPAAEGEVKMISMKPPIIVRDFAPALGLKPFKLISELMAMGVFASMNQTVEETVAVKVAEKFGFLLEIKHRGDAAAQQAKLAEKAKKKKDPNVDDPKDLVPRPPVVCILGHVDHGKTSLLDAIRKANVVAGEFGGITQHIGAYQVTRGERKITFLDTPGHAAFNKMRERGASVTDIAVLVIAADDGFMPQTDEALQHVQNAKVALIVAINKIDAKGANIDQIKGQMQQRGIASEDWGGETITVPVSAIKGDGIDDLLEMLALQADVLELKANPKAPASGIIIESQIDTGRGPLATVIVQRGTLRIGDAIVCGQHWAKVRAMFDDQGNNVKEAPPSTPVRVIGWSGAPDSGAEFKSSKNAREAENIAEEEEDRLRKLAAAQAAAPKESSIESLFANIAATQQKTLKVIIKTDVFGSAEAVRHVLESIKSTKVTLEIVSTDVGLIGKNDVLMAGTGGAVILGFNTKLENGVTPLAKHHGVRIETFNIIYELGDKVREMMADLLDPELKEVKLGAAEVRATFPLAKGFVAGCLVTEGKITRNAQSRLRRGKTVVTEGKVNTLKRFKDDANEVRAGLECGIKLDDFNGYEIGDIIECYEIQKVRAAL; this is encoded by the coding sequence ATGAGCGTCCGCATCCACGAACTCGCCAAGAAGATTGGCATGGACAACAAGGCATTGTTGGCCCTGCTCAAAGAACGCAATTTTGAAGTCAAGAGCGTCTCGAGCACAATCGACAACATCTCGGCCGAGGCCATCGAGCAGGAATTCGCGGAGCAAAACCCGTCCGCCGGGTCCGCGCCTCTCTCCGAGGACGCCGCATCCGAATCCCCGGCTGAAACCGCCCCGCCTGCCTCCGGGGTCTTCATCCCGGCCGGCGTCCGCGTGAAAAGCGTCGAGGACGTGGCCCGCGAAAAAGAAGAGGCCGCCCGCGCCGCCGCCGAGGCCAAAAAAGCCGCGCAGGCCGTCGCCGCTCCGATGCCGCCGCCGCCCGTGCCGCGCCCTGTCCCGGCGCCCCTTCCCCCGCGCCCTGTTTCCGCACCTCCACCCGCGCCATCCATCGTGAGCGCACCCAAATCCGCACCTTCCGCACCGCCTCCGGTGCCGGTCCCGTCTGTGGTTTCCGCACCGAAACCACCCCCGCCTGCGCCCTCCGCGCCTTTGCCGGCCGCCGCGCGCTCGTTCATTCCTCCCGTCCGCACCGCCGCCGAGGCCGCTGCTGCGGCCGCCGCGCCCAAGACGCCGCCCGTCGCGCCCGCGCCGCGTCCCGTCTCCGCGCCGCCCCCGCCGGTTCAGCGCCCGGTCTCGGCACCTCCCGCGCCGGTCAACCGGCCATCCGCGCCTCCACCGCCCCCGATGGCCGGGGCGCCGAAGCCGCCGCCCGCCATCGTCTCCGCGCCCGGCGCGACGCCCGCGATTCCTTCCGCCGCGCCTTTCTCCGTCGCGAGCGCGCCCGCCGCCGAAGGCGAGGTGAAGATGATCAGCATGAAGCCGCCCATCATCGTGCGCGACTTCGCGCCCGCGCTTGGGCTGAAGCCCTTCAAGCTCATCTCCGAACTCATGGCGATGGGCGTTTTCGCCTCGATGAACCAGACCGTCGAGGAAACCGTGGCGGTCAAGGTCGCGGAAAAATTCGGCTTCCTGCTCGAAATCAAGCACCGCGGCGACGCCGCCGCGCAGCAGGCCAAACTCGCCGAAAAAGCGAAAAAGAAAAAAGACCCGAACGTGGACGACCCGAAGGACCTCGTCCCGCGTCCGCCCGTCGTGTGCATCCTGGGGCACGTTGACCACGGCAAGACCTCGCTCCTCGACGCCATCCGCAAGGCCAACGTCGTCGCCGGCGAATTCGGCGGCATCACCCAGCACATCGGCGCGTATCAGGTCACCCGCGGCGAACGCAAGATCACCTTCCTCGACACCCCCGGCCACGCCGCCTTCAACAAAATGCGCGAGCGCGGCGCCTCCGTCACCGACATCGCCGTGCTCGTCATCGCCGCCGACGACGGCTTCATGCCGCAGACCGACGAGGCCCTCCAGCACGTGCAGAACGCCAAGGTCGCGCTCATCGTCGCCATCAACAAAATCGACGCGAAGGGCGCCAACATCGACCAGATCAAGGGCCAGATGCAGCAGCGCGGCATCGCCTCCGAGGATTGGGGCGGCGAGACCATCACCGTGCCCGTTTCCGCGATCAAGGGCGACGGCATCGACGACCTGCTCGAAATGCTCGCGCTCCAGGCCGACGTGCTCGAACTCAAGGCCAACCCGAAGGCACCCGCCAGCGGCATCATCATCGAATCCCAAATCGACACCGGCCGCGGCCCGCTCGCCACCGTCATCGTCCAGCGCGGCACGCTTCGCATCGGCGACGCCATCGTGTGCGGCCAGCACTGGGCCAAGGTCCGCGCCATGTTTGACGACCAGGGCAACAATGTGAAGGAGGCCCCGCCCTCCACGCCCGTCCGCGTCATCGGCTGGTCGGGCGCGCCCGACAGCGGTGCGGAATTCAAATCGTCCAAAAACGCCCGCGAGGCCGAGAACATCGCCGAGGAAGAGGAGGACCGCCTGCGCAAGCTCGCCGCCGCCCAGGCCGCCGCGCCCAAGGAATCGTCCATCGAAAGCCTTTTCGCCAACATCGCCGCCACGCAGCAAAAGACGCTCAAGGTCATCATCAAGACCGACGTCTTCGGTTCCGCCGAGGCCGTGCGCCACGTGCTGGAAAGCATCAAGAGCACGAAGGTCACGCTCGAAATCGTCTCCACCGACGTCGGACTCATCGGCAAAAACGACGTCCTCATGGCCGGCACCGGCGGCGCGGTCATCCTCGGCTTCAACACCAAGCTCGAAAACGGCGTCACCCCGCTCGCCAAGCACCACGGCGTCCGCATCGAGACCTTCAACATCATCTACGAACTCGGCGACAAGGTCCGCGAAATGATGGCCGACCTGCTCGACCCCGAGTTGAAGGAAGTGAAACTCGGCGCCGCCGAGGTGCGCGCCACCTTCCCGCTCGCGAAAGGCTTTGTGGCCGGCTGCCTCGTCACCGAAGGCAAGATCACCCGCAACGCCCAGTCGCGCCTGCGCCGCGGCAAGACCGTCGTCACCGAAGGCAAGGTCAACACGCTCAAACGCTTCAAGGACGACGCCAACGAAGTCCGCGCCGGCCTCGAGTGCGGCATCAAGCTCGACGACTTCAACGGCTACGAAATCGGCGACATCATCGAGTGCTACGAAATCCAGAAAGTCAGGGCCGCGCTCTGA
- a CDS encoding ribosome-binding factor A — MSNRTLRVNELIQRELSDILRKRYQAEAVAITISAVDIAPDLRDGRVHVAVFGDADFAQQKLRWLRAIARELTQELGRRIVLKYMPKLTYTLDTSTARGNRVLGILDEIDAKQGPLPPSDDDAAPSP; from the coding sequence ATGTCCAACCGCACCCTCCGCGTCAACGAACTCATCCAGCGCGAGCTGAGTGACATCCTCCGCAAGCGTTATCAGGCCGAGGCGGTCGCCATCACCATCAGCGCGGTCGATATCGCCCCCGACCTCCGCGATGGCCGCGTGCACGTGGCGGTCTTTGGCGACGCCGATTTCGCGCAGCAAAAACTCCGCTGGCTCCGTGCCATCGCCCGCGAACTCACGCAGGAATTGGGCCGCCGCATCGTGCTCAAATACATGCCCAAGCTCACCTACACGCTCGACACCAGCACCGCCCGCGGCAACCGCGTCCTCGGCATCCTCGACGAGATCGACGCCAAGCAGGGTCCGCTCCCTCCGTCCGACGACGATGCCGCGCCATCTCCGTAG
- a CDS encoding DHH family phosphoesterase, whose product MEKLFPDLSSRFARLLADIAGQRIAVVGHARPDGDCIGSQIALARVLRARGHEVVCVNGDLVPRRLRYLVGDMPFYLTDDTPAGDWAAIYVDCADHARGGEKARKRFPAPVAVIDHHLSNSGFAPCNIIDSTSAAACEILAGLFLDNAIDIDPGAARALYAGIVTDTGMFRFNSTTRRTFMLAAELVTRGANPSEAGYEIYERESPAKLRLLQRFLGSLRYECGGRACVGLLPDGVFEQTGAEIEDTEGLVDYARCIDGVDIGVLIEERAGAIKASFRAKNPVFRVDQIAAQFGGGGHACAAGLNLQGGTLADFRPRLVAALAAQFAAMEIKN is encoded by the coding sequence ATGGAAAAACTCTTTCCCGATCTCTCCTCCCGTTTCGCCCGGCTTCTCGCCGACATCGCCGGACAACGCATCGCCGTGGTCGGCCACGCCCGCCCGGACGGCGATTGCATCGGCTCGCAAATCGCCCTGGCCCGCGTCCTCCGCGCGCGCGGCCACGAAGTCGTCTGCGTCAACGGCGACCTCGTGCCCCGCCGCCTCCGATACCTCGTCGGAGACATGCCCTTTTATCTCACCGACGACACGCCCGCGGGCGACTGGGCCGCGATCTACGTTGACTGCGCCGACCATGCCCGCGGCGGCGAGAAGGCCCGCAAACGCTTCCCGGCCCCGGTCGCCGTCATCGATCATCACCTGTCCAACTCCGGCTTCGCGCCCTGCAACATCATCGATTCGACCTCCGCCGCCGCGTGCGAAATCCTCGCCGGACTCTTTCTCGACAACGCCATCGACATCGACCCCGGCGCCGCGCGAGCCCTCTACGCCGGCATCGTCACCGACACCGGCATGTTCCGCTTCAACTCCACCACCCGCCGCACCTTCATGCTCGCCGCCGAGCTTGTCACGCGCGGCGCCAACCCCAGCGAGGCCGGCTACGAAATCTACGAGCGCGAGTCCCCCGCCAAGCTCCGGCTCCTCCAGCGCTTCCTCGGCTCCCTCCGCTACGAATGCGGCGGACGCGCCTGCGTCGGCCTGCTGCCCGACGGCGTCTTCGAGCAGACTGGCGCCGAGATCGAGGACACCGAGGGGCTCGTGGACTATGCCCGTTGTATCGACGGAGTGGATATCGGTGTGCTCATCGAGGAACGCGCGGGCGCGATCAAGGCGAGCTTCCGCGCAAAAAATCCCGTCTTCCGCGTCGACCAGATCGCGGCGCAATTCGGCGGCGGCGGGCACGCCTGCGCCGCCGGCCTCAACTTGCAAGGCGGGACGCTCGCCGACTTCCGTCCCCGGCTCGTCGCCGCCCTCGCCGCCCAATTCGCCGCGATGGAAATCAAAAATTAA
- the truB gene encoding tRNA pseudouridine(55) synthase TruB, with translation MLLPPKEIEGVLLIDKPTDHTSHDVIARLRGILKMKRVGHAGTLDPMATGVLVVLVGKATRASQYLMSLDKEYTGTVTLGKVTNTQDAEGEMLETRPVPPLTEAQVLAAMKTFVGDQYQMPPMFSAIKIDGVPLYKSARKGEDIEREPRFIRISKFELERFASPEIDFVLRCSKGTYVRTVAHDLGQKIGCGAHLSSLRRTATGRFTIDQCVTIEQLQAMSPPDIEKRLIPVRDAVPSVAL, from the coding sequence ATGCTCCTCCCGCCCAAAGAAATCGAGGGTGTCCTCCTCATCGACAAACCCACCGACCACACCTCGCACGACGTCATCGCCCGCCTGCGCGGCATCCTGAAAATGAAGCGCGTCGGCCACGCCGGCACGCTCGATCCCATGGCCACCGGCGTGCTTGTTGTCCTCGTCGGCAAGGCGACCCGCGCCTCGCAATACCTGATGAGCCTCGACAAGGAATACACCGGCACCGTCACCCTCGGCAAGGTCACCAACACCCAGGACGCCGAGGGCGAAATGCTCGAGACGCGTCCCGTCCCGCCGCTCACCGAGGCGCAAGTCCTCGCCGCGATGAAGACCTTCGTCGGCGACCAATACCAGATGCCGCCCATGTTTTCCGCCATCAAGATCGACGGCGTGCCGCTCTACAAAAGCGCGCGCAAGGGCGAGGATATCGAACGGGAGCCGCGCTTCATCCGCATCTCGAAATTCGAACTCGAACGCTTCGCCTCCCCCGAGATCGACTTCGTGCTCCGTTGCAGCAAAGGCACCTATGTGCGCACCGTCGCGCACGACCTCGGCCAGAAAATCGGCTGCGGCGCGCACCTTTCCTCCCTGCGCCGCACCGCGACCGGCAGGTTCACCATCGACCAGTGCGTGACCATCGAGCAACTTCAGGCCATGTCGCCGCCCGATATCGAAAAACGCCTCATCCCCGTCCGCGACGCCGTCCCATCCGTGGCCCTGTGA